Proteins encoded together in one Rossellomorea sp. y25 window:
- a CDS encoding HAD family hydrolase, with protein MEHLDLGQYDLLLFDLDDTLFDHSEAFENGLVDTIQQFHYLQEIGHSEFIQTFTKHNHLLWPRFSSNELNFHEFSLIRIKNTLKELNVSAEKEISLKFVKIFQSSYLDRIKPYQELNEFLFELSYSVGLGIVTNGTVFNAFEKVDRLGLCGIFPGSSVIVSEKLGFSKPNIEIFQYALNVFGSTADRTLFIGDNYFTDILGAKSLGLDTLWINKYEYECPQKEQPDYMLRHLIDLKNSIKQ; from the coding sequence ATGGAACATCTAGATCTTGGACAATATGATTTATTATTGTTTGACCTCGATGATACTTTGTTTGATCACTCAGAGGCTTTTGAAAATGGATTAGTAGATACGATCCAGCAATTTCATTACTTACAGGAAATCGGCCACTCTGAATTCATCCAAACCTTTACAAAGCATAATCATCTTTTATGGCCGAGGTTTTCATCCAACGAGTTAAATTTTCATGAATTTTCATTAATTAGAATTAAGAACACTCTTAAGGAATTGAACGTCTCAGCGGAGAAGGAAATCTCTCTAAAATTCGTGAAAATATTTCAATCCTCTTACCTTGATCGTATCAAACCTTATCAGGAGTTGAACGAATTCTTGTTTGAATTGAGTTACAGTGTGGGGTTGGGAATTGTCACAAATGGAACCGTGTTTAATGCCTTTGAAAAGGTAGACCGTCTTGGGCTGTGCGGTATATTTCCAGGCTCTTCCGTTATTGTCTCGGAAAAATTAGGGTTCTCGAAGCCAAATATAGAAATTTTCCAATATGCCCTGAATGTTTTCGGGAGTACTGCTGATAGAACCCTCTTTATAGGAGATAATTATTTCACGGATATCTTAGGGGCGAAATCGCTAGGCTTAGATACTTTATGGATAAACAAGTATGAGTATGAGTGTCCACAAAAAGAACAGCCTGACTATATGTTAAGACATTTGATCGATTTAAAAAATTCAATAAAACAATAA
- a CDS encoding nucleotidyltransferase domain-containing protein — protein sequence MNVRKPEERLPANEAALNFVLENFPTCQAALLGGSVVRGEETSTSDLDIVIIDDTTSSEFRESLIAQGWPIEAFVHNLKTIRDYFQSDCQRARPSLPRMVSEGIPIVDHRIIHTLKEEANKLLRDGPPKWTIQTIHMKRYFITDALDDFIGSTNRGEGIFIAGALGESLHEFVLRTNGRWIGASKWVVRSLKEYDQDFADEYVEAFEQFYRNGNKQEIVRLVNSVLEPHGGRLFDGFTLGKNEG from the coding sequence ATGAATGTAAGAAAGCCAGAGGAAAGACTGCCTGCGAATGAAGCAGCTTTGAATTTTGTTCTAGAAAACTTTCCAACCTGTCAGGCAGCACTTCTTGGAGGCAGCGTTGTAAGGGGAGAGGAGACAAGCACATCCGATTTAGATATTGTCATCATTGACGATACTACTTCCTCAGAATTCCGGGAATCACTTATCGCACAGGGCTGGCCAATCGAAGCCTTTGTCCATAACTTAAAAACCATCCGAGACTATTTCCAATCAGACTGTCAACGAGCCCGCCCATCCCTGCCGAGAATGGTCTCAGAAGGAATTCCCATCGTCGATCATCGCATCATCCATACCCTCAAAGAAGAAGCAAATAAACTTTTGAGGGACGGACCTCCAAAATGGACTATTCAGACGATCCATATGAAGAGATATTTCATTACAGATGCATTGGATGATTTTATTGGCTCAACAAATAGAGGGGAAGGTATTTTTATTGCGGGAGCATTAGGGGAATCCCTGCATGAATTTGTACTCAGGACAAATGGTCGCTGGATAGGTGCATCGAAATGGGTTGTTCGATCCCTAAAGGAATATGATCAAGACTTTGCTGATGAATATGTAGAGGCGTTCGAACAGTTTTACCGTAATGGGAATAAACAAGAAATTGTTAGATTAGTAAATTCGGTATTAGAACCACACGGCGGGAGATTATTTGATGGGTTTACATTAGGCAAGAATGAGGGATAA
- a CDS encoding sporulation protein — MTVMFSKLMCRFGIGATKIDLVLNKKEFRPGDVIKGEYELTGGRVEQKLKRIETDLLQYDQNRDHSSVLHHNTILSSSTMKANEQRTIHFSCRLSDSFPPSSDTVSYKFVTRLVFDDGVNSVDHDEFQILV; from the coding sequence ATGACAGTTATGTTCAGTAAATTGATGTGCAGGTTCGGTATAGGTGCAACAAAGATTGATTTGGTATTAAATAAGAAAGAGTTTCGCCCGGGGGACGTGATCAAAGGAGAATATGAACTAACTGGCGGACGTGTTGAGCAGAAATTGAAAAGAATTGAAACAGACCTTTTGCAGTATGATCAGAATCGTGATCACTCATCTGTCCTTCATCACAATACCATATTAAGCTCATCAACGATGAAAGCAAACGAACAACGCACCATTCACTTTTCGTGCAGACTTTCAGATTCATTTCCTCCAAGTAGTGACACAGTCTCTTATAAGTTCGTCACCCGACTTGTCTTTGACGATGGTGTAAACAGTGTCGATCACGATGAGTTTCAGATTTTAGTATAA
- a CDS encoding penicillin-binding protein 2, whose translation MNLLFISVFFLFSLLILRLGIVQIVQGNHYEAEVARTENVKSHNGTPPRGKVYDRYRNVIVDNVPLNAITYTRTQTTKPEDMLKVARNLAELIEMKTDKITDRDRQDFWLLSHPDKAEKLVSEDELKKLEDDEDLTKDDVNKKVYEMQLERITEKDIKSFTKQEEEVLAIFREFNTGYALTPQIIKNKDVSMEEMARVSERLSELPGVNVTTDWERKYVNDSTLRTILGRVSTSQQGLPSELVNEYKAQGYALNDRVGTSYFESQYENVLKGQKEEIEYITKNGSVLDTQLVSEGHSGKDVVLTIDLQLQKEIEKIVEEELSKQASQYWESPFLDRAFVVMMDPHTGEILSMVGKKYGKNADGKTEMQDYALGTFTSEYGVGSAVKGATVLTGYMTGALNVGEVLYDEPIKIKGTKVKKSWFSGSRYLSDIGALEISSNVYMFKTAFKIADATYRRDQPMNINPEAFDIMRNYYSQFGLGVKTGIDLPGEVEGLRGTERIPGKLMDFAIGQYDLYTPMQLVQYASTIANGGYRMQPHIMKQIREPSQERGKVGPLLYENQSKVLNRIDATEREIQQVQRGFYQVAHGSNGTATNFRNAAYDAAAKSGTAEAFYYSPEEKRQYETFNTTLIGYAPYNNPEVAFSVVLPYSHQNKDPYVNKTIAKRAMDKYFELKKQYEKDGYFDSSTEEEVRNADQLEETEEQETQAE comes from the coding sequence ATGAATCTACTGTTTATTTCGGTCTTTTTTCTATTTTCACTTCTGATTCTTCGTCTTGGGATTGTGCAAATCGTGCAGGGGAACCATTATGAAGCAGAAGTGGCGAGAACGGAAAATGTGAAATCCCATAATGGTACACCACCTAGGGGGAAAGTCTATGATCGGTATCGGAATGTAATCGTGGACAATGTACCTTTAAACGCAATCACCTATACCAGAACACAAACGACGAAGCCCGAGGATATGCTGAAAGTAGCAAGAAATCTGGCAGAGTTAATCGAAATGAAAACAGACAAAATCACTGATCGGGATCGGCAGGATTTCTGGCTTCTGAGTCATCCAGATAAAGCAGAAAAACTTGTTTCAGAAGATGAATTGAAGAAACTGGAAGACGATGAAGATCTTACAAAAGATGATGTGAATAAAAAGGTATACGAAATGCAGCTGGAACGGATCACCGAAAAGGATATCAAATCTTTCACCAAACAAGAAGAGGAAGTCCTGGCCATATTCCGCGAGTTCAATACCGGCTATGCCCTCACGCCTCAAATCATCAAAAATAAAGATGTCTCCATGGAAGAAATGGCGAGAGTCAGTGAACGCCTGTCAGAATTGCCTGGCGTGAATGTTACCACGGACTGGGAAAGAAAATATGTGAATGATAGCACGTTGAGAACGATTCTAGGAAGAGTCTCGACATCGCAACAGGGGTTGCCAAGTGAGCTTGTCAATGAATACAAAGCTCAGGGATATGCACTTAACGACCGTGTTGGAACCAGTTATTTCGAATCACAGTATGAAAACGTCCTAAAAGGTCAGAAGGAAGAAATCGAATATATCACGAAAAATGGAAGCGTCCTTGATACACAACTCGTCAGCGAAGGGCATAGTGGAAAAGACGTAGTATTAACCATCGATCTTCAGTTGCAGAAAGAGATTGAAAAAATTGTTGAAGAAGAGCTAAGCAAACAGGCCTCCCAATACTGGGAGTCTCCATTCCTGGATCGTGCTTTTGTTGTCATGATGGATCCACACACGGGGGAAATTCTTTCCATGGTTGGAAAGAAATATGGCAAAAATGCTGATGGCAAGACGGAGATGCAGGATTATGCTCTAGGGACTTTCACTTCGGAATATGGGGTGGGCTCTGCTGTTAAGGGTGCTACCGTGTTGACGGGGTATATGACTGGAGCGTTGAATGTTGGGGAAGTACTTTATGATGAGCCGATTAAAATAAAGGGAACGAAAGTCAAGAAATCGTGGTTTAGTGGTTCAAGATACTTGAGTGATATCGGTGCTCTAGAAATTTCATCCAACGTTTATATGTTTAAGACGGCATTTAAAATAGCTGATGCCACTTATCGTCGTGATCAACCAATGAATATAAATCCAGAAGCATTTGATATTATGAGAAATTACTACAGCCAGTTTGGTTTGGGTGTTAAAACAGGAATTGACCTTCCAGGAGAAGTTGAAGGATTAAGAGGGACAGAGAGAATTCCAGGTAAACTCATGGACTTTGCCATTGGTCAGTACGATTTGTACACGCCCATGCAGCTGGTTCAATACGCTTCCACCATTGCAAATGGCGGCTACCGGATGCAGCCTCATATCATGAAGCAAATCCGCGAACCCAGTCAGGAAAGAGGGAAAGTAGGGCCTCTTCTCTATGAAAACCAATCTAAAGTTTTAAACAGGATAGATGCTACGGAAAGAGAGATACAGCAGGTCCAAAGAGGGTTTTATCAAGTCGCTCACGGAAGTAATGGTACCGCGACTAACTTTAGAAATGCAGCTTATGACGCTGCAGCAAAATCAGGAACGGCAGAAGCATTCTATTATAGCCCGGAAGAAAAAAGGCAATACGAAACATTCAATACCACATTAATCGGCTATGCCCCATACAACAATCCGGAAGTAGCCTTTTCAGTCGTATTACCATATTCACACCAGAACAAAGATCCATACGTAAATAAAACCATCGCCAAACGGGCAATGGACAAATACTTCGAGCTGAAAAAGCAATACGAAAAAGACGGATACTTCGACTCATCAACAGAAGAAGAAGTCCGTAATGCTGATCAGCTTGAAGAAACGGAAGAACAAGAAACACAAGCGGAATAA
- a CDS encoding IucA/IucC family protein: MTTLSSHQRIFIKETDVQKILKEKLPISQKRILHKLVQAIVREKVIDYTEETSTNDVKLLYIKPSHNIIIKVPIKHTYALGHMDIEDPITIEKENTVHSINTPSQLIEELIEGRTSESGNLKQLKIELENSVTNDALALTAEKLRRGGSIAVSTLRYLQQGQSSNASFSPLTFLEQMVIEGHTLHPCSKTRLGLSKNEVMMYAPEWGNKVDIIPLAIHKSISSFSKITDGPSMTDVLLKDYPYLEEAFKGNITRLHLVPDEYELIPVHPWQFEHTVKKHYRTELKQKLLIPIDTAIPYQPLISFRSLAPNNRTHHHIKTALNVQMTSAKRIVSPTSVRNGPVISEMLDTISKHDLEIRNKINFLSESSGGHYQSLQKGASLNLEKNLSALIRENPEKNLTNEEIAVPGASLINTSPVTGKVLVVELIEEWSKRQRISTENAAARFIQKYASTLTPGLISLIVKYGISLEAHLQNALIIFENGTPTKLSIRDNGGIRILEDRTRTFIEKGRISNETNLLTTEPLDLYKMFSHAVIHNHLGEIIVRITKELKISETLLWQQVSDVIQFTMDDLKSQELHKENAAHFEQELYSTRTYLKSLIKMRLSDTITENMYVSAPNPLIQGGKENTIETV, encoded by the coding sequence ATGACCACTCTGTCCTCACATCAGCGAATTTTTATAAAAGAGACCGATGTGCAAAAAATACTCAAAGAAAAGTTACCAATTTCTCAAAAACGCATTCTTCACAAACTGGTTCAAGCGATCGTTCGAGAAAAGGTAATCGACTACACGGAGGAAACGTCAACCAATGACGTAAAATTACTATACATAAAACCCTCACACAACATAATAATCAAGGTTCCCATAAAGCATACCTATGCACTTGGACACATGGATATTGAAGATCCCATTACTATAGAAAAAGAAAACACTGTCCATTCAATCAATACTCCTTCTCAGTTAATAGAGGAATTGATCGAGGGACGGACCTCTGAATCTGGTAATCTGAAGCAACTTAAAATCGAACTGGAAAACAGTGTCACGAATGATGCTTTAGCTTTAACTGCTGAGAAGTTGAGACGGGGAGGGAGCATAGCAGTGAGTACCCTTAGGTATTTACAGCAAGGACAATCTTCAAACGCATCATTCAGTCCATTGACGTTTTTAGAACAAATGGTCATTGAGGGACATACCCTCCACCCTTGTTCAAAGACAAGACTTGGTTTATCGAAAAATGAAGTGATGATGTACGCTCCAGAATGGGGAAATAAGGTGGATATCATTCCCCTTGCTATCCATAAAAGCATATCGTCATTCTCCAAAATAACCGATGGACCTTCCATGACAGACGTATTATTGAAAGATTATCCATACCTGGAAGAAGCATTCAAGGGGAATATAACCCGACTTCACCTGGTACCCGATGAATACGAGCTCATTCCCGTTCACCCATGGCAATTCGAACACACTGTAAAAAAACATTACAGAACAGAATTGAAACAGAAATTGCTGATCCCGATCGACACAGCGATTCCCTATCAGCCACTGATTTCGTTCCGATCATTAGCGCCAAATAATCGGACACATCATCACATTAAAACAGCACTCAATGTTCAAATGACGAGTGCCAAAAGAATCGTTTCACCGACATCCGTCAGGAACGGACCTGTTATATCAGAAATGTTGGATACCATCTCCAAACACGACTTGGAGATAAGGAATAAAATTAACTTTCTATCTGAAAGCAGTGGAGGGCATTACCAATCCCTTCAAAAGGGAGCGTCGCTAAATTTAGAAAAAAACCTATCTGCTCTAATAAGAGAAAATCCAGAAAAGAATCTAACGAACGAGGAAATTGCTGTTCCAGGAGCCTCACTCATAAACACCTCGCCAGTAACCGGGAAGGTGTTGGTTGTGGAACTTATTGAAGAATGGTCAAAGAGACAAAGGATTTCTACAGAGAATGCAGCTGCTCGCTTCATTCAAAAATACGCAAGTACTTTGACCCCTGGTCTCATAAGCTTGATCGTAAAGTATGGAATCAGTCTGGAAGCACATCTCCAAAATGCACTCATTATTTTCGAAAATGGGACTCCGACGAAACTATCGATTCGTGACAATGGAGGCATTCGTATTTTAGAAGATCGGACTCGGACGTTTATCGAAAAAGGGAGAATCAGCAACGAAACCAACTTACTCACGACAGAACCATTAGATCTATATAAAATGTTCTCACATGCCGTCATTCATAATCACTTAGGAGAAATCATCGTGAGAATAACCAAAGAGCTAAAGATTTCTGAAACTCTTCTATGGCAACAGGTTTCTGATGTCATTCAATTCACCATGGATGACTTAAAAAGCCAAGAGCTTCACAAAGAAAATGCAGCTCATTTTGAACAAGAATTATACAGTACAAGAACGTATTTAAAGTCACTGATAAAAATGAGATTATCCGATACGATCACAGAAAATATGTATGTTTCGGCTCCTAATCCATTAATTCAAGGAGGAAAGGAGAATACCATTGAAACTGTATAA
- a CDS encoding IucA/IucC family protein — protein MKLYKNHPLAESQFLGEETQCLNYLKEKQPHLVAYYKEHLDKGRQTILNKLAASLLREDVNSLYSDSVQLKKIGSVYVTSLLKVYKKWEPFLHQLQTVELREDLSYRMKSFEEYMILFPIRDELAFRRVTLEGDVLWISRDSHGKVKTASELISLLELSDEGFKLRQELDNGTANQSLGYAMNAQWIESLKKEMGESPCTSSLEYVRRKKQDDPLWSPLSFYEQLSLEGHHLHPGSKTKTGMSPEHVATYSPEFHQTFKICFVAVKKEWVEMTEAEPNIIEETFSEIMPSYHAFMINNKLNLNNYQLLPIHEWQYKHALYPLYQTEIKKGIIIPIETLSVVCEATSSFRTVLPQNNTTRFVKLAVNSQMTSTVRSISSQTALNSTVFTNMMSEILNEERELTSSFLPLNEIAGYTFKSERNDQRRNLTVVIRENREEDLDEQEVMITGSSLYAISPFSNRTILAELLDEYCEHQKLSKERGAKSFFKDYLSVTIPGFLTFLTKYGVALEGHLQNSLPVFKNGKPVRFYFRDWGGARIFKKRLDAQHLFPAFHPGSITMTDHIEKMYSKAHYTIFQSHFGEIIRLLVEASGVYEGEFWALVKTACENTFTSLSQTVSGNVEEDRAFLYQKEVKHKALTRMRMSPSEGYLYSQVVNPLGKEES, from the coding sequence TTGAAACTGTATAAAAATCATCCATTAGCAGAAAGTCAGTTTCTAGGCGAAGAAACTCAATGCCTGAACTACCTGAAAGAGAAACAACCCCATTTGGTTGCCTACTATAAAGAGCATCTGGATAAAGGGAGACAGACGATCCTGAACAAGCTTGCCGCCTCTTTATTAAGAGAAGACGTGAACTCACTATACTCTGATTCTGTTCAACTGAAGAAGATAGGTTCAGTTTATGTCACAAGCCTTTTGAAAGTGTATAAAAAGTGGGAGCCCTTTTTGCATCAGCTTCAAACTGTAGAATTAAGGGAGGATCTTTCATATAGAATGAAGTCTTTTGAGGAGTACATGATTCTGTTCCCAATCAGGGATGAACTCGCCTTTCGAAGAGTCACTCTTGAAGGGGATGTTTTATGGATCTCGAGAGATTCCCATGGGAAAGTAAAGACGGCAAGTGAACTGATTTCTCTTTTAGAGCTTTCTGATGAGGGATTTAAACTTAGGCAAGAACTTGATAATGGAACGGCTAATCAATCCCTCGGATATGCCATGAATGCCCAATGGATAGAGAGCCTGAAGAAAGAAATGGGTGAATCCCCTTGCACGTCTTCCCTGGAATATGTTAGAAGGAAGAAACAGGATGACCCCCTCTGGAGCCCGCTTTCATTCTATGAGCAGCTGAGTTTAGAAGGACATCACTTACATCCTGGTTCAAAAACCAAAACGGGCATGTCACCTGAGCATGTAGCCACGTATTCGCCGGAATTTCATCAAACGTTTAAGATTTGCTTTGTCGCTGTTAAGAAAGAATGGGTTGAAATGACGGAAGCCGAGCCCAATATAATAGAAGAAACGTTTTCAGAGATTATGCCATCCTACCATGCATTTATGATAAATAATAAACTCAATCTCAATAACTATCAGCTTTTGCCTATTCACGAATGGCAGTACAAACATGCTTTATATCCACTTTATCAAACAGAAATTAAGAAGGGGATTATCATCCCGATTGAAACTTTATCAGTCGTATGTGAGGCGACTTCATCATTTCGCACTGTCCTGCCTCAGAATAACACCACTCGGTTTGTTAAACTGGCTGTCAATAGTCAGATGACTTCCACTGTAAGATCGATCTCAAGTCAGACTGCCTTAAACAGTACGGTTTTCACGAATATGATGAGTGAAATATTAAATGAAGAAAGAGAGTTGACTTCTTCTTTTCTTCCACTAAATGAAATAGCAGGGTACACATTTAAATCAGAAAGGAATGATCAAAGGAGAAATCTGACCGTCGTCATAAGAGAAAATCGGGAAGAGGATCTGGATGAACAGGAAGTGATGATCACCGGGAGCAGTTTATACGCCATCTCACCTTTTTCCAATCGCACCATTCTGGCTGAACTGTTGGATGAATATTGCGAGCATCAGAAATTATCTAAAGAAAGAGGAGCCAAGTCATTTTTTAAAGACTATTTATCTGTTACTATACCAGGTTTCCTCACCTTCTTGACAAAATATGGAGTTGCGTTGGAAGGTCATTTGCAGAATAGTCTCCCTGTGTTCAAAAACGGTAAACCTGTGCGCTTTTACTTCCGGGATTGGGGAGGTGCAAGAATCTTCAAAAAGAGATTAGATGCTCAACATCTATTTCCGGCCTTTCATCCAGGCAGTATCACGATGACAGACCATATAGAAAAAATGTACTCAAAAGCCCACTACACGATTTTCCAAAGCCACTTTGGGGAGATCATCCGTCTTCTTGTAGAAGCTTCAGGTGTCTATGAAGGTGAGTTCTGGGCGTTGGTAAAAACGGCTTGTGAAAATACATTTACATCACTTTCCCAGACAGTTTCCGGCAATGTAGAAGAAGACAGAGCATTTTTATATCAGAAAGAAGTAAAGCATAAAGCATTAACCAGGATGAGAATGAGCCCTTCAGAAGGATACCTATACAGTCAAGTTGTCAATCCATTAGGAAAAGAAGAGAGCTGA
- a CDS encoding MFS transporter, with the protein MNSFPVQQHFALKSRPFRRFLYGSFFVRTTDWMDLTILNWIVYEWTHSAVALGIVNACRLLPVFLFSVSAGVAADKYNRRNLLLILYSGIFLSTISIAVIIGLQASFYLLLFAVTIRSIFMSYEVPIRNALLSDIVPIEMLGSAITIQTTCINVARMIGPAFAGVLLGYFTAGDVMIGVSFGTLLVILSLMTIPAPQRVKGKRETQGKKSLSETFHYIKGKPGILGIMLVAVAPMIFGFPYTTMLPILSKELMGLGPAGFGLLLSISSAGAIAATGILTFRQPRMGGRWLILSSLAFGATLLLFTVMSRYYFIALGFMFLVGFASQYYRTLSRILIQVKVADEFRGRVLGIALMDRGYIPLGAILIGFIASSFDAYTAGLSMGIGTILFTIVVVRSNRSLWKE; encoded by the coding sequence GTGAATTCTTTTCCTGTTCAACAACATTTCGCGTTAAAATCACGACCTTTCCGACGCTTCTTGTACGGGAGCTTCTTTGTACGAACGACAGATTGGATGGATCTGACCATCCTCAACTGGATTGTGTACGAATGGACCCATTCAGCAGTAGCGCTAGGAATTGTGAATGCATGCAGGCTGCTGCCCGTTTTCCTTTTTTCCGTATCAGCAGGAGTGGCAGCCGACAAATATAATCGACGAAACTTACTTCTCATCCTATATAGTGGAATCTTTCTATCTACCATTTCAATTGCTGTAATAATTGGGCTACAAGCATCGTTCTACTTATTACTCTTCGCCGTAACAATACGGTCCATTTTCATGAGTTACGAAGTGCCGATTCGTAATGCCCTGTTGTCTGATATCGTTCCTATTGAAATGCTGGGTAGTGCCATTACCATACAAACGACGTGTATCAACGTTGCAAGAATGATTGGTCCAGCGTTTGCAGGTGTTCTCCTAGGGTATTTCACGGCTGGAGATGTGATGATCGGAGTCTCGTTTGGGACACTCCTGGTCATTTTATCATTAATGACCATTCCCGCTCCTCAACGGGTTAAAGGGAAGAGAGAAACGCAAGGGAAGAAATCATTAAGTGAAACCTTCCATTACATAAAAGGGAAACCCGGAATACTGGGTATCATGTTAGTGGCTGTAGCTCCAATGATTTTCGGTTTTCCCTATACGACAATGCTTCCCATTCTATCGAAAGAGTTGATGGGTCTCGGTCCAGCGGGTTTTGGATTGTTACTTTCCATTTCTTCTGCAGGTGCGATCGCAGCTACTGGGATCTTGACATTCCGACAACCGAGGATGGGAGGGCGTTGGCTGATTTTGTCCTCACTTGCCTTCGGAGCAACCTTACTCTTATTTACAGTGATGAGTCGTTATTATTTTATAGCTCTGGGCTTTATGTTCTTAGTGGGATTCGCAAGTCAATATTACAGAACGTTAAGCAGAATTCTTATCCAGGTGAAGGTGGCAGATGAGTTTAGGGGCAGGGTATTGGGCATTGCCCTGATGGACAGGGGCTACATTCCCCTCGGGGCCATCCTGATCGGGTTTATCGCCAGTTCATTTGATGCTTACACGGCCGGACTTTCAATGGGAATCGGAACCATCCTATTCACCATCGTCGTTGTCCGCAGTAATCGAAGTTTATGGAAGGAGTAA
- a CDS encoding type III PLP-dependent enzyme, whose product MISKTVSAYLPLLLSNRKEDPICAYIYDIYKLKKHVQHLRESLPSYCSLFYAVKANPDMKIIQALEGYIDGFDTASEGELVKILDHTDKPIIFGAPAKKDSELEYLSKGNLHCMNIESERDMHRLNRLGSVTGEKLPVLIRVNSTYQVARSSHKMTGVPTQFGIEEERIPTLLNELSDYPYLEIKGFHFHAMSNNLDARDHLEFIQSCLKKIVEWKAVFSLPSATTLNAGGGIGINYQNPEEPFDWEAFANGLQQMEALFTHEGIQLILELGRYMVGDCGYYVAEVMDVKRNHGEHFALIRGGTHHLRLPAAWKMSHPHTIYPVDIWFDEPLPRPEIREEHVTVSGELCTPNDVLIRKGYVERLKAGDLIVFSMAGAYGWTISHHDFLSHPHPEFHYLEEHLDKVDF is encoded by the coding sequence ATGATTTCTAAAACCGTCAGCGCATATCTACCATTACTTCTTAGCAATAGAAAAGAAGATCCCATATGTGCCTATATCTATGACATTTACAAATTAAAGAAACATGTTCAACATCTGAGAGAGTCATTGCCTTCTTACTGTTCCTTATTTTATGCGGTCAAAGCAAATCCCGACATGAAAATCATACAGGCTTTGGAAGGGTACATTGATGGATTCGACACAGCTTCAGAAGGGGAACTCGTCAAGATCCTGGATCACACTGATAAGCCCATTATCTTTGGGGCACCTGCAAAAAAAGATAGTGAACTAGAGTATCTATCCAAGGGAAATCTTCACTGTATGAATATAGAAAGCGAACGGGACATGCATCGGTTGAACCGCTTAGGATCCGTTACAGGAGAAAAGCTTCCTGTCCTCATTCGTGTAAACAGTACCTATCAGGTGGCCAGGAGCTCTCATAAAATGACTGGGGTTCCGACTCAATTCGGAATAGAAGAAGAAAGGATTCCTACTCTATTAAATGAACTGTCAGACTATCCTTACCTTGAAATAAAAGGCTTTCACTTTCATGCGATGAGTAATAATCTCGATGCCCGGGATCACCTGGAATTCATACAATCCTGCCTGAAGAAGATAGTGGAGTGGAAGGCTGTGTTTTCATTACCTTCTGCCACTACATTGAACGCAGGTGGAGGAATTGGAATAAACTACCAAAACCCAGAAGAGCCATTTGATTGGGAAGCCTTCGCGAATGGTTTGCAGCAAATGGAAGCTTTATTTACTCATGAGGGAATCCAGCTGATATTGGAACTTGGCAGATATATGGTAGGTGATTGCGGATACTATGTGGCAGAAGTAATGGATGTTAAGCGAAATCATGGTGAGCATTTTGCACTGATAAGAGGAGGGACTCATCATTTACGATTGCCTGCAGCGTGGAAAATGAGTCATCCCCATACGATTTATCCAGTGGACATATGGTTTGATGAACCACTGCCCAGACCAGAGATAAGGGAAGAACACGTTACCGTTTCCGGTGAGTTATGTACCCCCAATGATGTCCTAATCCGAAAGGGTTACGTAGAAAGATTGAAAGCCGGAGACTTAATCGTATTTTCGATGGCAGGAGCGTATGGATGGACCATCTCTCATCATGATTTCTTATCGCATCCCCATCCTGAATTTCATTACTTGGAAGAGCACCTGGACAAGGTTGATTTTTAA
- a CDS encoding nucleotidyltransferase family protein: MMSILETAQSLHLPDWWICAGFVRTKVWDTLHGYSYKTDLPDIDVVYFDASNTDEHFEKYLESKLKEKTPVEPWSVKNQARMHIINEEAPYSSAIDAVSRFSETATSIALTLNKNNDLILAAPWGIQDLLSLQIKPTPPFTEKEALASIYKKRLLEKDWNTKWPKVKIHGTNGFLWEVKQE, from the coding sequence ATGATGAGTATCCTTGAAACCGCACAATCCCTTCATCTGCCCGACTGGTGGATCTGTGCTGGGTTTGTAAGGACGAAGGTGTGGGATACACTGCACGGGTATTCGTATAAAACGGACTTGCCGGATATTGATGTCGTGTATTTTGATGCTTCAAATACAGATGAACATTTCGAAAAGTACCTGGAATCCAAATTGAAGGAGAAAACACCTGTCGAACCGTGGTCCGTGAAAAACCAGGCCAGGATGCATATTATAAATGAAGAAGCACCCTATAGCTCAGCGATTGATGCTGTATCTCGTTTCTCAGAAACTGCTACCTCCATTGCATTGACATTGAACAAGAATAATGACCTTATTTTAGCAGCACCCTGGGGGATACAAGATTTACTTTCCCTACAAATAAAGCCGACTCCACCTTTTACAGAAAAAGAGGCATTGGCCTCTATATATAAAAAAAGGTTGCTGGAAAAGGATTGGAATACGAAGTGGCCGAAAGTGAAAATCCATGGTACCAATGGATTTTTGTGGGAAGTGAAGCAAGAGTGA